The Besnoitia besnoiti strain Bb-Ger1 chromosome Unknown contig00014, whole genome shotgun sequence genome contains a region encoding:
- a CDS encoding KRUF family protein (encoded by transcript BESB_026770), whose product MRARAPVMACCICLRRRYTCPVDVCPMLAPAHTAPSETASGDCIGGTSATSSTQNPGIPPSAPRALGQASDTDSTVGELKADLASGGSAPAYSALAKFVDVRGFGTMPLDMLAYHLSKRQAVEIRREWESEYRYVVLYVGRAMVNRRQLLSQSHLEEAATNARKGFDIKQAQGCNVP is encoded by the exons ATGAGAGCCCGTGCCCCTGTTATGGCTTGCTGCATTTGCTTGAGGCGCAGGTATACGTGCCCAGTGGATGTATGTCCGATGCTGGCGCCAGCACACACG GCACCTAGCGAAACGGCTTCGGGAGACTGCATCGGAGGCACGTCCGCAACAAGCAGCACGCAGAACCCAGGCATCCCGCcatccgcgccgcgggcatTGG GTCAGGCGTCGGACACAGACTCAACAGTTGGAGAGCTAAAGGCTGATCTTGCCTCTGGCGGCTCTGCACCTGCGTACTCAGCGCTCGCAAAATTTGTTGATGTTCGGGGCTTTGGGACAATGCCGCTTGATATGCTCGCGTACCACCTCTCGAAGCGCCAGGCTGTGGAGATTCGTAGAGAGTGGGAGAGCGAGTATCGCTACGTCGTGCTCTACGTTGGCCGCGCGATGGTGAACAGACGCCAACTGCTCAGCCAGTCGCACCTCGAGGAAGCGGCAACCAATGCACGAAAAGGTTTCGACATCAAGCAGGCGCAAGGCTGCAACGTGCCATGA